In a genomic window of Primulina tabacum isolate GXHZ01 unplaced genomic scaffold, ASM2559414v2 Contig621, whole genome shotgun sequence:
- the LOC142534611 gene encoding uncharacterized protein LOC142534611, producing MDADRVRCTIYLLKGDASLWWEGAEQGVNLATLTWEDFKRVLYDKYFTTDVRSRLKREFISLRQHLSVAEFVQKFDRGCHFVPLIALDGLRPTIRHDVMLTGPVDYTTVVAKAFRAEQSLKHIDWEMQRNRNHAQQASQHNKKPYIGPPKRLGQPKLQGQPPKENVSKTTEKPIFKECYRHHYGKCMWGTYKCFKYRAMGHKAGDFQKLKQPMTGRAYVMHAEKAEPDMTLITAGIATYALLDSGATYSFISESFVKKLGILPVDVESEFKVTLPSGEHMVSSNMVKDVELKLQRNIIRADLIRSVSIRPPNGKTTIFEEAQNKQMTHIISCIRAKKLIQKGSQVFIASIISAPNTDSRSIEDVEVVKDFPNVFPDNVFGIPPEREVEFAIELMSSTMTISKYLDVQGLATFILVARNETRHYALCIRMLDMSTSEGRVSKTGGNSLTTPHSRVEVGKHYYRFRGRIAKDGERTQFHLGDSGSSY from the exons ATGGACGCTGACCGAGTTCGTTGTACCATCTATCTCCTAAAGGGCGAtgcttccttatggtgggagggagcagaGCAAGGAGTGAATCTAGCGACTCTAACTTGGGAGGATTTCAAGAGGGTGTTATATGATAAATACTTCACTACTGACGTTCGTTCGAGGTTGAAGAGAGAGTTTATTAGTCTCCGCCAGCACTTGTCTGTTGCTGAGTTCgtgcagaagtttgataggggctgtcattttgtgcccttgattgcttTGGATGGATTGAGGCCGACGATCCGTCACGATGTGATGCTCACTGGTCCTGTTGACTATACTACTGTCGTTGCCAAAGCTTTTCGAGCCGAGCAGTCACTTAAGCATATTGATTGGGAGATGCAGCGTAACAGAAATCACGCCCAGCAAGCTAGTCAGCATAATAAGAAGCCTTATATAGGACCACCGAAGCGGCTGGGACAACCGAAACTACAAGGACAACCACCTAAAGAAAATGTCTCGAAGACTACTGAGAAGCCAATTTTCAAGGAGTGTTATCGCCATCATTATGgaaagtgcatgtggggcacctacaagtgcttcaagtACAGAGCAATGGGGCATAAGGCTGGTGATTTCCAAAAACTCAAGCAACCCATGACTGGAAGGGCTTACGTGATGCATGCTGAGAAAGCGGAGCCAGACATGACGCTTATTACAG CGGGAATAGCTACCTACGCTTTACTAGATTCTGGAGCTACGTATTCTTTCATATCGGAATCTTTCGTGAAGAAATTAGGAATCTTACCAGTGGACGTGGAGTCGGAATTCAAAGTTACATTGCCTTCTGGCGAACATATGGTTTCTAGTAACATGGTTAAGGATGTGGAACTAAAATTGCAAAGGAATATTATACGAGCGGACCTTATA AGgtcagtatctattagaccaCCGAATGGGAAAACAACTATCTTCGAGGAGGCACAAAACAAACAAATGACGCATATTATTTCATGCATACGTGCGAAGAAGCTTATACAAAAGGGTAGCCAAGTTTTTATCGCTAGTATTATATCTGCACCCAACACTGACAGTCGATCTATTGAGGATGTGGAGGTAGTTAAGGATTTTCCGAATGTATTTCCCGACAATGTTTTTGGCATCCCACCTGAAAGAGAAGTGGAATTCGCTATTGAGTTGATGTCCAGTACAATGacgatctctaag TACCtagatgtacaaggacttgcaacttttatattggtggccaggaatgaaacGAGACATTATGCGCTTTGTATCAGAATgcttgacatgtcaacaagtgaaggcagagtaTCAAAGACCGGCGGGAATTCTTTGACCACtccccattcccgagtggaagtgggcaAACATTACTATAGATTTCgtggtaggattgccaaagATGGTGAAAGAACTCAAttccatttgggtgatagtggatcatCTTACTAA